The window ctaagtgctgcagacataattattttgcagacataaaaacaaaatttagcatacagaccacatcttctttacagacatggTTCGCAGATCTTcgacaaaaacatttaaaaaaacaaacaacacctaaatGTGACAATTTTGCCTATTTAGGGTTGCAGACGACGGTTGCGCGGCGGCCGTTAGACGGTTTGGTGACTAGGTTGTCCTGTTTCGCCTAAAAACCGTCTTATTAGTCGGTCAACGTTAAAAGTCAGGTTAACGTCGGTCAAAACTTGACTTTTTCTCTAGCCTTGTTCTAGTGTAGACGTAAATCCCAAACCGATTTGAGATTTAGCTGGAAAAACACCGACttgcatattatcctttaaagataaATTAACACATACACTAtagttatacaaaacattattaaaaaaaaacctatatattatttaaaagtcaacgttagtcaacgcccGTCTCGACCCTGTCTCTACCGATTCGACCTTTTAAGGTCCTGACCGACTCGTCTCCATCTCACGTATTTTTCAACCTTGggtttatttaattaaaactttcGCCAAAATTTGTAATTTTTGGTTTAATTGGGACCaatataataataagttgtatgtgACTACAGATGCAGGGAATTCGGTGAATGCGACAGCAGAGGAAAACTGGAGGCCAACTGGACGCATGCGAGGAAGCCTGACAGGTCATCACCGAGAAGCTCTAGACCAGTACATAATCCACCCGAACCAGCCGGTTCAAGCAGCTCGAGCACCACCGGTTTTAAACACTCCTAGACCCTTCATTACACCTCAGCTTCAAGCCCTAATAGCTAATACCTTGAGATCTCAAACTGATGGAACCAGCCCTGGTTCAGGTCCAGGTTCAGATACTACCATGGCTGCAACTGCTGCTGATGCTGCCGGGGCTTCACCAGATAATTAATGGATGTCATATTATTGTTGCTGTATAAGtagattgatattattattatttgtgttttttaaaacgtaataaaaatatgtAGGGATTGATTATTCAAAATATGCATCGAAGCATGACTGACTTTGGTGATCGTAGTAGTTTAGGATCTAGGATTGTTGGTCGTGAACACTGATATTTGGTTACTCATGTATTGTCATTTTTAAGTCAGTTAGGTCTTTATAAGTTAATTTATTGACCCCTTTACTCGTTTGAACTAATCGTTTACATTTGACGAGCATCCTACAATTTGCCCTGTTAACAAAAATTCCTGATAACGTCCCTCATGATAAATTGATGATCACTCCAAATATTTCTGATCCTATTTAGTCTTACTTGTAATCTGAAAGTACTAGTTCTCAAAAAAGATAATATGTTATACGTTACACATACAATTTTCGTTTTCACACTTGATTTCGATTTCTAATTGTTCTCGTACACAATTAGGAGAAGATCGATCAAGGGAAATACAATTAGGAGAAGATCGATCAAGGGAAACGTGATTTGCCAATTGTAGTAGAATTAAGAAATGTACAAATTAACTAAAAGTAAGAGTATTTTTACTTTTCACTTAATAATATGTTTCTGTATAGTTCTTAATTAATTCAGTAAGTAAAACTGTTGTTTTGTTGTCATTTAATCTGTCACTTGATCTGAAAATTGGTCCATTTCTAAGAGACATAGAATCAGACATCTTCAGAATAATTAACTAAAAGTAAGCCCTTAAGTGTTTGTTGCTAGTTGGTTGGATTATACCATTTGATACTAATTGATAGTTATATAACAGTTAAAATGATCTGGAGAGAAACTGGAGTTGTTTGAGAAGTGGAGTCAAAGTTTCCATAAGTTTCTCACAAGGATGATTGTGAATGCCTTCATAAGTTGTGACCACAATTGAGTTGTCTTTTGATAGTCTCTGAATTTGCTTCTTCACATTGCATGTATGTTGTGTGCACCTGTAATAACTCCTTTCATCATTTTAAACCACCAAAGAAAAAAACAAAATTAATTTAATTACTGTCGAGATGTTCACTATCGAAAGGAATAACATTTTAAGGTTTTTAATTTGATGGTATAACCACTTATTCGAAAGTACACCCAAATAAAACTACCCTCGATGAATACGTATTAGGGTGTTTTGAATGAGTAGTTAGGGAAGAAATGTTAGGTCAACTTATTCACATTCTTGCTCAACAAAGAATGACCGAGGTCAAATAGGGAGACTTTAATCttgttttcaatttttttttattgaatCTCTCTTACAACACAGTAAAACATAGAATTGAAGTTTGGTGTAAATAAATCAtgtataaaattaaataaaatatgcaTGCAAACTGATAGAGTGATATATTAGTCTTGTGTCTTCCATTAGTAAAACATATTTTTCACAAACATACACGTCTTTTAATTTATAACATTTGGACCCCGtttgttttttttctttattaAGTTATATTGTCTGAATTTAAATAAAACGTCTGTCAAAAATAAGTGATGAATAAATAATTAGTGTTTGTTTTATGTATTGAATAACCGTCTGAATAACCGAATTTAACAAATTAATCATGTACATGAGCAGTTACTAAAAAGTCTAGACCTAAATGGAAATTTACACTTATTTGAATTTTTTTATCATTAAGATGCGACTTATTTAAtaactcaaaaacaaacacttgtcaaTGACTTTCCATATTAAATTTTATACAATTAAGTCCATTAAGACCTTATTTAGTGCAGCGTGAATGAGCCAAAATCATCACCATCACGCCCCCATCACGCCACTATGGGGCGTGATGGAGGGAAAAAAAAAACCTCAGGCCTGATGAGTCAATCACATGGGGGTGATGGGGTTTTAAGCGagtcagatttttttttttttattttataaatacccATTTATTATACAAAAGTGAGATCAAATATCTCATCACATAACCATCACCTCATCCCACTACAAACTTCATCACGCCATCCAGTGGCGAATCTAGGATCAAAATCCAATGGGGTCCCGAAATTTTTTTCCAATACAAATTATATTTCAAGGGTATTTTAGTGGTCATTTacctttaaaaatatataaatcctGAATATACAGTGGTGATTCTAGGATGAAATGTCAATGGggtcctaatttttttttttttttaaggctaattatatttgaagggtactttagtggttatttacctataaaaaatacaaaatttaaaaatatatgcggtcctatacttaaatttagtggtgtcctgtacaatttgaagtatacattgtaaaaaaaaatttcccactagtggggtcataggaccccataCCCTATAGTGTACACTCGCCACTGTGAATATATATGGGGTCCTATACTTAAATTTAGTGATGTCCTATACAAATTGAAGAGTAGATTATTAAAAAAGAAATTACACatgtggggtcataggaccccattGCAATACACTTGGGCTCGCCACTGACGCCATCACCCTATCATCTTTACCACATtagcactataccccacaaaaacctCAAAAAACCCCGTCACCCCATCACCACTAAATAAGGTCCAAGTACTAATCAAACATGGCCTTGGTCATCCCACAAGTTAACATTTGATTATGGGAGACATACATGCACTAATAAGGCCGTCTCAACAATCTAGTCTTAACAATTTATTATGctccggcaaaaaaaaaaaaaaatgaactttCATACACATTTGgttttttaatacatataaaaaagATAATACTAAAATTCATCTATTTTTACTTACAAGGTATTTAACAATAGTATTAAAACTTTAAttgataatttttttatttaatttaattgacTATTTTGAGTAAACTCTCTATATATTCAAATTATTAAATTCTTTTAAATTTTTGACTCTTAAACGATTGGCAATCTTGCTCGTGTCCGAAGAAACTTACGTGCACTAATTATTGGGACATGGCCATAAATGCATGCCCTGTTGGTAAGAAAGAACTACATATTCACATCACACAAGTCGTAATTAGAAAATTTTGGCTACTAAGTACTGTATATTTTTTAACCAcctttatattattagtatattcAAACACGATTTTTGTTAAACTAGTAAACCGGACTTGGAAAGTTCGGCTTTATCTACTTCATCATAAACCGGACTTGATATGTTCGGGTTTGTCCCACGTggctgttggagtatgatacaaattcaaagcgagcggaagcatttttaaaactttacaaagtcatactcttccacggatcattgtacaaaactttagcaaacaaaacaaaattaacgaaattaaacaagagaagattagaatacaacctttgtagcattttgaagatcgaatctgaaaaactcaaagaagagttcctctaaacagtagacacccaaagtttcaaccttgtttcaatctataccttctacttaacggatcttttcttttttccttatttccaccaaaaccgaacccaattatagatctcaagtattttggttacttgaaaaagagaaagagaaatatcatttttatgtgtgtttttgtatctcaagtttctatattttttcaataccaagatttggtattatatagaattaaaattgatacaataatacatataatacaaatataaagattttgaaagattttgaaagatttgcaaaatcaaatctttatataaaataagatttacaactcaaatcaaatcttatttatatcaaatcaaatcttatatattatataaaatattattatagtacaaatctttatataaaataagatttataaatcaaatcaaatcttatttatatcaaatcaaatcttatatattatataaaatatgattttcaaaatctaatcaaatctctacatatttagatttgtaagtatatgtacacacataaaaaaaacttacttaatttattagaccattaactaatgattaataaattaatttccgattagaaggtatatcaaacaatttacgattgacctttgtgtgtgaccgaataggataaatggacttttattatttaatgtcatgggcatatcttcggaatatatgtaccacggtcaaaccacgatcgaaccatagccaacccgagaacatatttccaaaggTGTCATCTAAAAGTGACAGACATTTCATTCCAAAGTGTATCTTAGATGCATTAAAAGTGACAAACATGTTTTGTAGACAAGTTGGACAAACCTTGTGTGCGTCACAACAAAGGAAAAAGATTCGATGCCACGTGGGACAAAACTGGACTTCTCAAGTCAAGTTTATGATGAAGTGGACAAAGCCGCACTTCTCAAGTTCATTAGTTCGGGTATACTGGTTTTATAAAAATTGCGTTTGAATGTATAAATACTAGAAAGGTGGTTAAAATATACAGTTAGTAGCCAAAATCTTCGTTGTAATTGTATAAAATACGTATTCCATTGTAATTCTTATTTAACATTGTACGTTAAAAACTTGTTCGGCTAATTAAGCTCACTCATTGATTAAAGTTTTCTAGTATATTACACCCCACATATCCTACATTTTTATACTAACAAACAGATTATTAGTGAAGACGAAGTTTTTATTTTCAATTGGATATGGGTCTTCAATATCACTTTTGATGAACATTACACGATTAACCTTGTGAACAGTAAAATTGGCTTCATAATTAGTATATTGATTATTGGATGATAATAAGTTTTACCTAATGACAATTAGCAGGCAATTAGATAGATAAATAGATAGATCGGACCAAATAATTATGACCTAGCGATATGTGAGCAGTCTATCAACCAAAAGGGTGCATATGTGTAATGTACATATAGTTTGTGTGGTAAgttatacttaaaaaaaaaaaaaagatagagaTAGATATATATGTAATGAAGTACCTTGGATGATGGCTATTTTTGACTGATTTTTGACCATATTTTCTCCATTTGTAACCATCATCAAGGATATCCTCACTACTCCTTGTATGAAATGCAACTCTAGATGGAGTTACCTTTTTACCCCTCCCACTTTTCATCAACTTACCATTCCGCACCCCATTCTTCTCATCTCCTTCACACGAGCCCCTTCCCATTATCGTTCCTTGATCATCATTACTCATAAAACCCGAAAGAAGGCTAACCCAATCCACATTACTACTTTCcaaactaatactattattatcatgttGTTGATTCAGACTACTTAGTGGTAACTGAGGTAAAACcggagaagttgaagaagaagatGGATACTGAAAATACTGATTGTTCATCATAGGGTTGTTACTCATGTAATCCAATATATATGGACTTATGTTGTTCATGTTAACATTGAAGTTGTCGTTTATAGGCCCTTGTGACGTATGTTTGTCGTCTCCTTCCATGCTCGATCAAGAAACAGAATTTAAGAGCTAGATATCAAAATTTTACACATGAGTGTTTTTTA of the Rutidosis leptorrhynchoides isolate AG116_Rl617_1_P2 chromosome 5, CSIRO_AGI_Rlap_v1, whole genome shotgun sequence genome contains:
- the LOC139850151 gene encoding probable WRKY transcription factor 56 codes for the protein MEGDDKHTSQGPINDNFNVNMNNISPYILDYMSNNPMMNNQYFQYPSSSSTSPVLPQLPLSSLNQQHDNNSISLESSNVDWVSLLSGFMSNDDQGTIMGRGSCEGDEKNGVRNGKLMKSGRGKKVTPSRVAFHTRSSEDILDDGYKWRKYGQKSVKNSHHPRSYYRCTQHTCNVKKQIQRLSKDNSIVVTTYEGIHNHPCEKLMETLTPLLKQLQFLSRSF